One genomic window of Cheilinus undulatus linkage group 7, ASM1832078v1, whole genome shotgun sequence includes the following:
- the lonp1 gene encoding lon protease homolog, mitochondrial, protein MAACMKMLVAGRQLHRKSIFFKPNWPGISHPTVTPALNRLQPPRFYSSTVGSQKTCTSRFSNISFSTAMTAGCRLSTRSQRWMRVGAVVRGQTDLLTPWSRPHMIQERMFGNRASGAGFSGEDGSDSAGSGGDESGGDGGTPYNGPQMTALTPMMVPEVFPIVPLIAVSRNPVFPRFIKIIEVKNNELMELLRRKVRLAQPYAGVFLKKDDNNESDVVESLDAVYSTGTFVQIHEMQDLGDKLRMIVMGHRRIRITRQLEVELDDETTSPVLSESEAESQPKPPVRRKAKRIRKDQAGSLAEQLEEKISEADLSPELQHLPLSNILMVEVDNVQHEQFTVTEEVKALTAEIVKTIRDIIALNPLYRESVLQMMQAGQRVVDNPIYLSDMGAALTGAESHELQDVLEETNIPKRLYKALSLLKKEYELSKLQQRLGREVEEKIKQTHRKYLLQEQLKIIKKELGLEKEDKEAIEEKFRERLKDKTVPQHIMDVINEELNKLGLLDNHSSEFNVTRNYLDWLTSMPWGTNSEENLLLDTAKEVLEEDHYGMDDVKKRILEFIAVSQLRGSTQGKILCFYGPPGVGKTSIARSIARALNRQYFRFSVGGMTDVAEIKGHRRTYVGAMPGKIIQCLKKTKTENPLVLIDEVDKIGRGYQGDPSSALLELLDPEQNANFLDHYLDVPVDLSKVLFICTANVTDTIPEPLRDRMEMINVSGYVAQEKLAIAERYLVPQLRSLCGLTEEKASISSDALSLLIKQYCRESGVRNLQKQVEKVFRKVAFSIVSGEQNIVTVTPENLQDFVGKPVFTVDRMYTVTPPGVVMGLAWTALGGSTLFIETSLRRPPGGADSKGEGSLEVTGQLGDVMKESAKIASTYARAFLMAEEPENHFLVNSHLHLHVPEGATPKDGPSAGCTIVTALLSLATNQPVRQNVAMTGEVSLTGKILPVGGIKEKTIAARRAGVTCIILPAENRKDFSDLPDYITQGLEVHFVDHYSQIYPIVFPKNEP, encoded by the exons ATGGCTGCCTGCATGAAGATGCTAGTTGCTGGAAGACAACTGCACAGAAAATCGAtcttttttaaaccaaactGGCCAGGAATCTCCCATCCGACCGTCACACCAGCTCTGAACCGGCTACAGCCCCCAAGATTCTACAGCAGCACCGTAGGCTCACAGAAAACATGTACCAGCCGATTCTCCAACATTTCATTCAGCACAGCAATGACAGCTGGCTGTAGGCTATCCACCAGATCCCAGCGATGGATGCGGGTCGGGGCGGTTGTCCGCGGTCAAACGGATCTCCTCACACCATGGTCTCGACCCCACATGATCCAGGAGAGGATGTTCGGGAATCGGGCCAGTGGGGCTGGTTTCTCCGGTGAGGACGGCAGTGACAGTGCAGGGTCGGGGGGAGATGAGTCTGGGGGAGATGGGGGAACTCCATACAACGGACCTCAGATGACGGCTCTCACCCCCATGATGGTCCCGGAGGTTTTTCCCATTGTTCCGCTGATCGCTGTGAGCAGGAATCCGGTGTTTCCCCGTTTCATCAAGATCATAGAG GTTAAAAACAATGAGTTAATGGAGCTGTTGAGGAGGAAGGTTCGTCTGGCTCAGCCATATGCTGGGGTTTTCCTCAAGAAAGATGATAA TAATGAGTCAGATGTGGTGGAGTCTCTAGATGCTGTCTACTCTACAGGGACCTTTGTTCAGATTCATGAAATGCAGGATCTAGGAGACAAGCTGAGGATGATTGTCATGGGACATCGCAG AATCCGGATCACACGACAGCTTGAGGTTGAGCTTGATGATGAAACAACATCCCCTGTGTTGTCAGAGTCTGAGGCAGAGTCCCAACCCAAACCTCCAGTGAGACGCAAAGCCAAACGCATTCGTAAGGACCAAGCAGGTTCTCTGGCAGAGCAGCTGGAAGAAAAG atttcagaagcagacttgagtcCAGAACTTCAGCACCTGCCCTTGTCCAACATCCTGATGGTTGAAGTGGACAATGTTCAGCACGAACAGTTCACTGTCACAGAGGAGGTCAAG GCACTGACAGCAGAGATTGTGAAGACCATAAGAGATATCATAGCGCTCAACCCTCTTTACAG agAGTCAGTCCTACAGATGATGCAGGCTGGTCAGAGAGTGGTCGATAATCCAATTTACCTCAGTGACATGGGAGCAGCTCTGACAGGGGCAGAATCACATGAACTACAGGATGTCTTGGAGGAGACTAAT ATCCCAAAGCGTCTCTACAAGGCTCTGTCTCTGCTAAAGAAGGAGTATGAACTGAGCAAACTGCAGCAGAGACTTGGTCGAGAG GTGGAAGAGAAGATCAAACAGACTCACAGGAAGTACCTGCTGCAGGAGCAGCTCAAGATCATTAAGAAG GAGCTGGGTTTAGAGAAAGAGGATAAAGAAGCTATTGAAGAGAAGTTTAGAGAAAGACTCAAAGATAAGACTGTCCCTCAGCATATAATGGATGTCATCAATGAAGAACTCAACAAGCTGGGACTGCTGGACAACCATTCTTCAGAGTTCAA TGTAACCCGTAACTACCTGGACTGGCTGACCAGCATGCCCTGGGGCACCAACAGTGAAGAGAACTTATTACTGGATACTGCCAAAGAGGTTTTAGAAGAAGACCATTATGGAATggatgatgttaagaaaaggaTATTG GAATTTATAGCAGTGAGTCAGCTGCGTGGATCCACTCAGGGGAAGATCCTGTGTTTCTACGGTCCTCCAGGTGTAGGAAAGACCTCGATTGCCCGCTCCATTGCCAGAGCCCTCAACCGGCAGTACTTCAGGTTCAGCGTTGGAGGAATGACTGATGTCGCTGAGATTAAAGGCCACAG GAGAACATATGTTGGAGCAATGCCTGGGAAGATAATCCAGTGTCTGAAGAAAACCAAGACGGAGAACCCACTGGTTCTAATAGATGAG GTTGATAAGATTGGCCGTGGTTACCAGGGTGATCCATCTTCTGCGTTGTTGGAGCTTCTGGATCCTGAACAGAATGCCAACTTTCTCGATCACTACCTTGATGTTCCTGTAGATCTCTCAAAG GTTTTATTCATCTGCACTGCTAATGTGACTGACACCATCCCAGAGCCTCTCAGAGACAGGATGGAGATGATCAATGTATCTGGATATGTGGCCCAGGAGAAACTGGCTATCGCTGAG CGTTATCTGGTACCTCAGCTCCGCTCTCTATGTGGTCTGACTGAGGAGAAGGCCTCGATCTCATCTGATGCTCTCAGTCTGCTCATCAAGCAATACTGCAGGGAATCTGGAGTCCGGAACCTGCAGAAACAagttgaaaag GTTTTCCGTAAGGTCGCATTCAGTATTGTCAGCGGTGAGCAAAACATAGTGACTGTTACACCTGAGAACCTACAGGACTTTGTGGGTAAACCTGTTTTCACAGTTGACCGTATGTACACTGTAACCCCTCCTGGAGTGGTTATGGGCCTGGCATGGACTGCTCTTG GAGGGTCAACCCTGTTCATTGAGACATCACTGCGTCGTCCTCCTGGAGGAGCTGACTCAAAAGGAGAGGGGTCACTGGAGGTTACAG GTCAGCTGGGTGATGTTATGAAGGAGAGTGCAAAAATTGCTTCAACCTATGCAAGAGCCTTCCTTATGGCTGAGGAACCAGAAAATCACTTCCTGGTCAACTCCCACTTACACCTGCATGTTCCTGAG GGGGCAACTCCCAAAGATGGACCAAGTGCTGGATGCACTATTGTTACAGCCCTTTTATCCCTGGCAACCAACCAGCCCGTGCGTCAGAATGTAGCCATGACTGGTGAAGTGTCACTGACAGGAAAAATACTGCCAGTTGGAGGAATCAAAGAGAAAACTATTGCT GCCCGCCGTGCTGGTGTGACCTGTATCATCCTACCGGCTGAGAACAGGAAAGACTTCTCTGATTTACCAGACTACATAACCCAGGGCCTGGAGGTCCACTTCGTGGATCACTACAGCCAGATCTACCCAATTGTTTTCCCAAAGAACGAGCCATAA